Sequence from the Lepidochelys kempii isolate rLepKem1 chromosome 7, rLepKem1.hap2, whole genome shotgun sequence genome:
aatagattccttactagaaatattaatacagaactttgagtaataattcatttaaactacaatacagaaccatatttcccgcaCCCTCcaaaagcagtgcaaaggctgggGGGAGGTCAGGAGTAATGAagcagctgagggagagggaaataattgctgggaaggagcctgggtgtgaacttggagggttgttgggtatgggggggggggaagtgtggaacaggttttggggggagggactgctagggagcttcccccatgcagacccttgctgatccctagcctctcccattcagtcaggcacatgtgtccctccatccccactcagacacctattcccccccatccccatgtgtccttgcaccccctgtccatatgtgtccctccacctccactcagacacccactctcCCATActcatgtggccctgcaccccctctcctTATGCATCTCTGTGCCCACACTCAGCCAGCCCCCGTCCCTATGtgtctctgcacctcctcccccatcaccatgtggcccCACACCTCCCTGCCCGCTGTGGCCTTATGCCTCCAGTCCTATTTAGCCCCTGCCCTAGTCTGTCCTCCCTCACTAGCCCTTATGAAcccctgtctgacccccccagcagccccataacccctgtctcctgacctggcccaacAGGCACTGTGAaaaaggcaggctctttctcttccctagctgaCTGGGAACTGCTGCTGTGTTCTAGTGCCACAGTACCCTCTGGTGGACAAAAGGCAGAACTGCGGCAACTTTTCAGCAGCagcttttttctgcacaaaaattaaaaatgtgcaGCTCATTATGTACGCATAACACTtcagggggaaaaattagtgggtgctctgcacccactggcagccaagctccgtGCCCCCCTGCCTCGCCTCACCTtctcccccgcctcctcccagcacaccgagtctctgctcctcccttccagcccttgccactgccaaacagctgtagcaagtgCCAGGAGGGAGCGGGAACATGGCGCTctcaagggaagaggcagggaagaggcggggctggggcagagatttGGGCAAGGAGTCAAATACGGTCAAGgaaggggcagggactttggggaaggggttggaatggtgGCAGGAGGGGGcgcagttggggcagggactttggggaaggggttggaatgagggcgggagggggcagggcaagggtggagttggggtggggccagggcagaggggggggttgagcacccaccagtTCCAGAAGAAGCTGGCTCTTATGCTAAGCACTTTAGTAAAGACCACCTAACCCCCCCGGTGGTTGCATAACCGACAGAAGAATTAttctatcaacctagctactgctgctcaggaaggtggattacctacatcaaTAGAAAACCTCTTTCCATCAACCTAGGAattgtctacactatgggcatTATAGCTATGCTATGCCACATAATGTAGACACGCCCAACGTACACCAATAGCAATATCTGTTACTATTTGGAGATGGCCATTCCACTGCCTTTTGAACAGTGTAACATTTAATAGTGTTGCCAGCTCATGATTTTATAACAAGACTCATAATACTTGGTCATCTCCTGCAGATATATTGCGAGAATcttaactttcatttaaaaaaaaattaagtgaatttCTAGCCCTAAAGAATGCAGAGAAAGGGTTGAAAACATGAGGCTCAAAAGCAAAAGGcaaattaaaatttaataaatttgggcttttttaaagtctcatttttaaGCCATTTCAGATTTTTGAATACTTGTGGTTGGCAGTAATGTGTAATATCTCCATTTCTCTCTTCCCATCTCCAACCTGGCTGCTCAGACAGGAGTGATTTCCTTTTTCTCCTACTCtgatgggattaaaaaaaaacaaacaggaatcccagtgattttaggcttgtctacacaaactgGTTCCAGTTTAattaaaaggtgtgtttttaaactgatttagttaaacctgtGCAAGTTTTCACATGCATACATACTTCTTTCTATTTAAAGGTGGCTTATCTGGGGTTTAGTTTAAATCATGCAAAACACAGATTAAGTTAAACAGAACTACTCATCTGAACTAAGCATCTAAAATataaacttccattgatttaactAAATTAGTTTTAACACGCACCATTCGTTAAAATGGTACAGCCCTCCTCACCGGAGCTGAGATCTTTGGGTTGCTCCCTGTCCTTCCAAGGAACACAACCCAGCCCCTCTAACCTACTATATGTGTGACCCTTTCCTCTTTCCATGTAATCCCACCCGTACATTTAGCTACTGCCCCGTCCATGCCCTTATTGCACGGCCTCCTTCCTCAAGCCCCGCGCCCTTCACGAAACCACAGCGCCTCAGCTGCTCACCCCTCCAATGGCCCCACCTCAGACCCGCCCGCGTCCGCTCCCCTCACATAACGCCTTGCACGCGCAACGGCCAAGGCTTGTGGGTGGCTGGGAGGTAGGTCACGTGAGGGGGAGAACCGGGGAGGGCATCTACTTGGTGCGCTAGGCCCGAGTACAGGGTCACGTGACggcggcaccccccaccccaccttccctCACGTGACCCGGTTTGTTGTTGTTGCGGCCTCCGCGGAGAGGGTGTCCGCGTGGGCGGTGGCGAGGTCACGTGCAGGGTTTAAATCTCtccctggagggagggggggtcgGGAAAGGGGCGCTGTTGCGCCGGACTGGGGGAGGCGGCGGTTGCTGCTCCAAGATGGCGGATGAGGAGACTCTGCTCCTCCAACCGCGTAGCGGCCTCTGCGCTGCTGCCGAGAGTGCCGAGCCCCTACCTAAGCGCCAGCGCCTGGACTCGGAAGGCGGTGGCGGGCGGGGCtcggggaagggcccaggcccagAACGAGGAGATGGGACGGCGCCCACCTCGGGCTCCGCGGCTGGGGCGGCGGCGAGGCTGCAGGCGGAGGTAGCGGCGGCGGCGGACTGGAGTGGCGCGGAGAACGGGGCCGGGCTGCGGGGCCTGCCCCGCGAGGAGCCGCCcccgcagcagcaggaggagggggcggaGACGGCGCCCAGTGGAGACGCGGTGGAGACGGCCATTGGCTGCAGACGGTCGCAGTGCTCACACGGGGCGGCCGACGCGGCTGCCCTGCATCCCGGTGAGGATCCTTGGCCTGCCCTCGCAGTGGGGAGCGGtacccttcctgccccctcccgtTGCCTGGGGCAGTGCTGTCCCCGCCCTCAATCGCTGCGTACGGCCAGGCGGGCCTAGCCTAGCACTGCCTGCTCACTGGGGAGGCGGGGACGCTTCGAGCCTCCTCTGCTTTTGTGTGACACTAGTCAGCGATATCCGCACCCCCCACACACGCACCTGGGGGGACGAGCAACCTGCCCACGCCATCTGCCACGCCCATTCGGGGCCGGGGGCGTAATTAGCCGTCTTCCCCGGCCTGGAGAGGTGCAGTTAATCTCCAGCCTCTCCTAGCCTCCAAGTGTAACACAGCCTGGGCTTGCTGAGAAGCAAATGAATTCCTCAACCGCCACTGAATCACCTGCTAAACACAGGTGTTGGGTGGCGGGAAGGTCAAGCGTCATGAACTCCCTCCGTGATTGGAGGTACAGAGAGGAGCCAGCCATGCTTAGCATCCTATCCTTTTGCATTGCTTATTCAGTTGTATAATTGCTACCAAACCTTATTAAGGATAGTGGTGCTAAGTTCTTGCTCACTAACCCTTCCAAATCTTTTTGGGTGCGTGCTCAATGGGCTCTTGCCCAGTTTCACCTCTTTGCACATATATGCTTGCCAAATGCCCTTTGAGTGTCCTTATTGTTACATGCTGATCCCCAGATGTGGATATTGAACTTAAATGGACATTTTGCACATGCTTTTTACATGGTTAAGTGTGTGTGCTAAGCATGTGTATTATTACACAAACATTTTCTGCTCCATTCTTGTTCATCTACTTAGGCTTGTAGATGTAGAAAAGTGGTGTAGTTGGCCTCTGGTTTGTACTCCTGTGTAAAAGGGTCCCCTACAATCTTTTTTTCAACTTCTATAATTTTTATGGGCTATACAACAAACAAAGCTCAATAGACTTACAAATTACTACATTGCTTGTGGACCTGTTAAAcaatatacacctctaccctgatataatatgacccgatataacacgaatttggatataacgcggtaaagcagtactctgggggggggggggctgcgagctccggtggatcaaagcaagtttgatataacacGATTTCACCTATAATGCAGtaagtggttttttttgttttttttttggctcccgaggacagcgctATATCGAGGTAGAGGTGTATATCAAACTTACTAGTAATTctcagcatatatatatatatatatatatatatacacacatacacacaaacacacacatactcgttcataagctgaatatttttggtaaaagtgaCCCATCAAAAAGCAGGGGTCAGCTTATAAACCGGTctaaaatttgatgattttaaactctatgaaatcattcaattgaatatctaatacgctgttgttttgtttacctggagcgttcgCAGGCACcatttcccacagctcccattggctgggaacagcgaaccacggccacagggagctgagtaGCTCCGTGCCTGTgaatgctccaggtaaacaaaacgtcccgacccgccagcagcttaccctgatggcctgggagccaaagtttgccaacccctgaaatatagggtcggcttatgaaagggtcatgcagtttttactatttttacctatccatcttggggggggggggttggcttaTAAACGAATGGGCAAATGAACAAGTATATACGGTAATTTCTAAGCTACTTATTGCTAGACAATTTTTCAAGTATTGTGTATAGTATGCATCCATTACTAACAATTTCAGTTTACCCTCTTAAGTTCACATAATAATTTTCTCAGTTTTATTTCCTGGACTTCTAAAAGGAGACTGATTCAAGTATTGTTGTAAACAAATTTCTTAGTAGCACCGTCTTTAGTTATTAGAagtgaaagttttaaaaattcagttttcttgtcactatttttattttgtttccttcttGTATTTGGCTTACTTTCAATAACTTCTGTTTCATATGAGATGTTATCCATTGAGCATGTGTCATGCCAGCTCTTTCTGTAATTACCCCCAGTGCTGAGAGCTATGGCTGAGAATCCATGATTAAATAAGCATACATACCTTTCTGGAAACTGCCCTGCTTGAGTAATCCCCTGACTATGCAAGGGGAGCATAGTTAAACAGTTGTTTAAACTGTCTATAATGAGAAGCATTGTTGAGGGTCTACAGAGGGTCCAAACTGTTAACAATGTAGGACCTGATCCTTCGAACACTTCattaactttattcatgtgaaaCGTCTCCTTGAAATTAATCTGCCCCTTGGTGGACATTAAGGAATGTGTACTAAAGCCTACATCTTGTGTACGCTAATGTGTATCAACTATcaattctgtttttgtttctttatgggATTTATACTCTGATTTATGTATAAAGATTTCAGGTGAGAGTGGAAACTGTCCAAATACATAAGAAAAGACACTGTGAGGGGAGAGATTACAAAATAGCACTCGTATGTTTTAAAACTTTTACAAGTTAGaatttgaaatttgtctcttctCCCATTCCTTGTTCCTATTCACAACAGAGCTTTAAAGTAATCTCTCAGGGAGGATGGGGTTAGAGTTTTTACTACTTTTTTATCCTGTATAAAGGGTACCTGCTGTGTTTTCtgcttgtgtgtgttggggtttttttaacataAGAAAATGAGGATTTATCTAGTTTGAAAGAATATAGCCTTATCCAGAATAGGATAATGAAACtgaaaagtttttggtttttcttttttaaggaaCGGGTAGTGAGGACCGAGTTCCACTTATCTCCCTTTGTTCTTCAACGTAATAACCAGACCTGTTAGATCTGGTCTTCCCCTGGTTTTGTTGGAGATCTGAGGTTCTAACGTATTTGGAAAGTCTCGCTGCCCCCttaggttttaactcaacccagtTAGCACTGTTAAAGTCAGCATACCTTGTCTTCACTGAACTGTTCTTACATGTTTGCTAAAGCATTCTGACATACttttaaatcctagtctagataGGACAGTTTGTGAACTAATGCAATGTTGACCTCCTAGGATTCAGGAAAACAACAAAAGTTGAGCAGTTGAAGTGGGAGTTGAGAGGAAGGGATTTTTAGTAAGAGTGTTCTAAAACGCCACATCTTTGGTTTTGGTGTGTGggattgtgtgtttttttgtttggttgggtttttttactttttttgagAGTGAGAATTAACACCTATGTATCTTCAGTGattaatgtttatttaaaaaaaaaaactgtattaGATTCATGACCCACCACCACCCCATGGAGATCTgaaatttaacaaaataaatcCTCTGAAATATCCAGTAAAATTAGGGAGGAGCAAACTTGAtatttaagcttttttttaaaaaaaagggggggggaagcaagTGGGAACTTGTCCCCTGCACCTCTTTTTCTTACTAGCAAAACCTCTCAACTTCTCCGTAAAAggccagattaaaaaaaatccttttgcagGTCATCTCTAAAGCTATAGTAACATTTTAGCCTCTTTATAATGATGTTGTGATTCAAGAATAATACTGCTTTGTTATACTATCTTGCAGATGACATCCTTTTTAGTGATGAAATCGTAGCCAATGGTTTCCATTCCTGTGATAGTGATGAAGATGACCGAGCCTCACATGCAAGCTCTAGTGACTGGACTCCAAGACCACGTATAGGTAGAAGTTTATATAATGTATCATTTCCAAGATTCTTTACTTTTAACTGTTACTTAATATCTGACCTTTTAATACTGATTATCCTCTTCCTGTTGCAAGAGTCCACTAGGCTATTTTGACACTACCGTATTACTACTTTTCTGGAGATTACAGTTGTGGGAAGTATATTGTATCCAGTCTGGATGGTTAAAGGTGAACAGAAGAAATTCCTTCACCTTCTTACTATAAAGCAGCTAAAATATATTATTTGGCATCTTTCAAACATCACACCACTATATAAAAATATCATGCACTTCACCAAATTTAACATGTCACAAAATGTTAGATTTATTGCCAAATCCTGTCTACCAGCACTTCCAAATCAAGATTCTAGTACTTCTTATTTCCTGAAAGCATGGTCCAAAATGTTGGAAGCATTATACAGAATGAGAGTTCTTAAAAGGAAACATACTTTGGGAATTAGGTTTCTAATATGTGATTTTGTGCAGTCTTCAAGCATAATAAGAGATGGGATCTTATGTCAACAGAAGTCCTGCCCTGGCAAATCTGCCTGGTAGGTTTTTCTAGATAACTCACTAAGAGTGTATCTATCTTTAGTGAACAAACGGCACCACTACATCGGAGTCTAATAGTCTGTTATATAGATAAGGGCTGTTGATGAAAAGGGTCTTAATTGGGTTAGTAAGATAAAGTAGTAACAGTCAGCTAAAATGTCTAAAGAATTTTCCTTGATTCAGAATGTTAAGTTAGATTTTATATACTTTGTTTTTCTATAATAGGTCCCTACACTTTTGTTCAACAACATCTCATGATAGGCACAGACCCACGGACAATTCTGAAGGATTTGCTACCAGAAACAATTCCTCCTCCTGAACTGGATGATATGACTCTGTGGCAGATTGTTATAAACATTCTTTcagaaccaccaaaaaggaaaaaacgAAAAGATATTAATACTATTGAGGATGCTGTGAAACTTTTACAAGAGTGCAAAAAAATAATTGTCTTGACTGGAGCTGGGGTATGTACATCTAAAATATGTTAgtgtgaaaataaatgaataactaCCTAGGTCCCGATCCAACAATTTACAGCAGGCTGCGTCCATGCAGAGCCaccctgaagtcagtggtgctCTGAATGGGTGCAGCAGTCCACCTGGACACTATAAAtcgcaggatcagggcctaacctTAGAATTGATCAGAAATTTAATTTTACAGATCTTGTATATGGGAGAAATAAAATTAGCTTGATATTGTTATGCCTTAGCTTAGACAACTGTATCCTAACTTGTCTAGCATCTAAAGGcaagatgtaatttttttttatccctaGGTACCTGTTCCACAATACTAATTTTCTATCCCCATCTTTGTGTTTGCTGAAATAGATACTGAGATTTTTCTGTCTAATTACTTTGGGCCTGATATAACTTCCATTGGACGAAAAACTACTGTTAACTTAGATGAGAGTTGGACTGAGCTTTCTTTGATAGAACATTGTATCTGGTCATTCGGTTGCACTCTTAGAAGTAATCAAACACAGTACATATTGCTACAGTCAAAAGTTCTTACATTTGTCTTTCTGCATACCAACCATGTCATGGCACAGAAGTCAAGGAATAGTTGCTTGCTTTGTTTCATTCCTGTTGTAACGTGACTGGCTCAAGAGAGAACAGATGTGATAGATTGTTACCTCTTCACCCCTAAAATGGAGTGTGATAAGAAGTAAGAGATGAGCAATTTGAGACAAACCATTGTGCCCATAAGAGAAGGATACAGCCCTGGTACTGCCTAGTTTCATTCATTCTGTAATTGCTGTTAAGCCTTTAAATTGAAAACATTTGGCTAGAGAAATCATGGTTATACTTATTAAAGTAATAGCATACATAATATCTTAATTTGGTGCTCAAAAGGTGTGGGGGCTTTTTTGGATGGTGGTggtcttgtttttttaaaccttactTTATTTATGCTAGGCAAATAAATGTTATGTTAATAAGCTGATCTGCTactatacttttaaaaatgtataaggaTGACTTTTCTTGTTTACAACTACTATGGGAGATCAGTGAATTTCATTTTAGGAAACCAAATTTAGTGTTCTTGTTTTTAGGTGTCTGGGTACTCATATTTACAAAATTTTTAATGCAgtactaaaaatatatataaacagtgTTCTGTTAAACAACTGGTCTGTGACATGTAGATTGCTGTACAGGTGTTTGTGACCTCAAAGCTAAATTAATgttccccctcccttttcctgCATATTCATGGAGAAACTTTACATTGCTCTGTCAAAAAGTCTATCAAAGTAGACATGGGTTATTCAAATTGCCTTTGTTCTCATTCTTTGGTATTAAAAGTTGATAGCACACACAAGTTTAGTTCTCAAATATAGCATATGCTAGCAAGCCATCATATCCAAATATGCAGTTGATTTCAGGCTACAAATTGTAAACCTGTATTTCAGGTGTCTGTTTCTTGTGGAATACCTGACTTTCGATCAAGAGATGGCATCTATGCACGCCTTGCAGTAGATTTCCCAGACCTTCCAGATCCTCAAGCAATGTTTGATATAGAATACTTCAGAAAGGATCCAAGACCATTTTTTAAGTTTGCAAAGGTACTGTGTTCCAATTGCTTTTATTATTTTGGACAGTAAAAATATGCCTCCGTCAGACAGAAGATAGTTCTGCCTTCACTTTTTCTTCATGAACGAGGACAACTCCTAAAGCTACTGAATTTAACTTTAATGAGGAATGGCCTTAGTCATCAGCAATGAAGTGAAACTAAGGCCATCCCTCATTAAGATAAAGTAAAAAGCAAGTATTACAGAGTTAACAAATTTCACTCTTCTCAGTATTGTGTATCTCATCCTAGGTAAAGCCATATGTTATCTTCAATAGGAgtatttataattaaaaaaatactttgtttgtttgtttttgtaatggGGATGCTAACACAACCTTTCTAATTTGGGCTCTCATTTCAGGGAAGGTATTGGAAAATGTTTGCCAAGGATGTGATTATCTAGGTGGCATGATGTTCCATTATCAAGTAATGGCACAGAAATTCTTAGTAGATGTTGTTGTCTTCTGAAGAGAAACAAGGAGCATGAGGGACTCTTGGCAGCACATGAGTGTAATGAACATGTATTCAGAGACCTGtttgacatgcttattacacctGGCAACTTAACAAGTTCATAGCATGCATTCAGACTCAACCAGGGGACATAAAATCCGGTGGGGGAGGAAGTCTTCATACACTGGCAGagttgtttgtttgggttttttatataGCTCCTTTTGCATGCATAAAGATGTCTTAAAGAATTTAAACAGTACAAACTGTATATAGGGATCACTTCTGTCACGTATTGGATGGGATGCAGTAGCTTTTTAGAACAATGCCAGTGAAGCTAAATAGCCTCCCTTTTTCCTAAAACTATCTAATTGAGATAATATGAAAACTCAGATGCAGAAGCAAAATGCAATTATATCCAATTTGGAATTTCCTCAGAACATTAACTATTCcatcaaaaacaaaatgaaatactaTGGGACCTCTAGAGGAGTGGTAAGAACCTTGGAAACATAGCACCATCGCTAACATGGTGCATCTCACTCACTAAAGCACTGTTTAGTACTAACTCAGAGGTTGGGGAAGAAACATCGCATCCTGCAGCATCTTGGTTTTCCTGAAGTCTCCCATCCAAATACTAATCCAATCATGTGCTTTAGATACCCGGAGCTCACTGATTCCTTCAGTATCTACAAAATTCACCTCTGCCCCACTGCTAAAATCCGTCTGTGCATCTCTCAGAACAATTACTgtaattttccccctttttttcttcaTTGCCTCTTTACCTCCAGTCTGCTCAATATTTTGGTAGCAAAATAATCACTCCCTACTCCTGCCACACTTTTGCCTGTGTcaccttttttttcccttttcttcacTCTATCCATGGGCTTTCTATATTCTGTCATT
This genomic interval carries:
- the SIRT1 gene encoding NAD-dependent protein deacetylase sirtuin-1 isoform X4 — translated: MADEETLLLQPRSGLCAAAESAEPLPKRQRLDSEGGGGRGSGKGPGPERGDGTAPTSGSAAGAAARLQAEVAAAADWSGAENGAGLRGLPREEPPPQQQEEGAETAPSGDAVETAIGCRRSQCSHGAADAAALHPDDILFSDEIVANGFHSCDSDEDDRASHASSSDWTPRPRIGPYTFVQQHLMIGTDPRTILKDLLPETIPPPELDDMTLWQIVINILSEPPKRKKRKDINTIEDAVKLLQECKKIIVLTGAGVSVSCGIPDFRSRDGIYARLAVDFPDLPDPQAMFDIEYFRKDPRPFFKFAKEIYPGQFQPSLCHKFIALMDKEGKLLRNYTQNIDTLEQVAGIQRIIQCHGSFATASCLICKYKVDCEAVRGDIFNQVVPRCPRCPPDEPLAIMKPEIVFFGENLPEQFHRAMKYDKDEVDLLIVIGSSLKVRPVALIPSTQYLFLPPNRYIFHGAEVYSDSEDDVLSTSSCGSSSDSGSCHSPSLDVEDESEIEEFYNGMEEEDAPEREEETGFGEDGVVQDAVGEPAYINEAAGIDRPSNKL